One genomic window of Nicotiana sylvestris chromosome 10, ASM39365v2, whole genome shotgun sequence includes the following:
- the LOC104244825 gene encoding WRKY transcription factor 72B-like has product MNTNSRDSSLTYKKNQEDQLNSTKAQIGEAKEENEKLKSMLSKIMKDYQSLQMHFQGISHKPQNSKDIIATSIEQEEEVDLVSLSLGRSSREFKQDEKEYDQNECKDIKKQSKLFDGLELGLDCRFSLDFTEVTKNYDDSPENSFEESKKEHITEPCVQNYTSSKMPRICGDEDEDFLQQNPQKKARVSIRAVCDTTTMNDGCQWRKYGQKIAKGNPCPRAYYRCTVSPSCPVRKQVQRCFEDMSILITTYEGTHNHPLPFSATAMASTTSAAASMLSCTSSSTSQQGITDANNNNLNGFNFTTSNCNNLATHAPNTFYLPKTSISTSQTHPTITLDFTTVPATTSSSTHTFSSQRYSSTSLNFSTLPSTPPSSSFINSFKSQVGASYLGRPCFSQPFTSNNTRNTEDSDGARNSNMWIQKRSKVSHLGFDSVT; this is encoded by the exons ATGAATACCAATTCAAGAGACTCTTCCTTAACCTATAAGAAAAATCAG GAGGATCAGCTGAATTCAACAAAAGCTCAGATTGGCGAAGCGAAAGAAGAAAACGAAAAACTAAAGTCCATGCTATCTAAAATCATGAAGGATTACCAATCTTTACAAATGCATTTTCAAGGCATATCTCATAAACCTCAAAATTCAAAGGATATTATTGCAACAAGTATTGAACAAGAAGAAGAAGTGGACCTTGTTTCACTTAGCCTAGGGAGAAGTTCAAGAGAGTTCAAGCAAGATGAAAAAGAATATGATCAAAATGAGTGTAAAGATATTAAAAAGCAAAGTAAATTATTTGATGGGCTTGAGCTGGGTTTGGACTGCAGATTTAGTCTAGATTTTACTGAAGTCACGAAAAATTATGATGATAGCCCAGAAAATAGCTTCGAGGAATCAAAGAAGGAGCATATCACTGAACCATGTGTACAAAATTACACTAGTTCAAAAATGCCACGAATTTGTGGAGATGAGGATGAAGATTTTCTGCAGCAGAACCCTCAAAAGAAAGCTAGGGTATCTATAAGAGCTGTGTGTGACACTACTACG ATGAATGATGGATGTCAATGGagaaaatatggacaaaaaataGCAAAAGGGAATCCATGTCCTAGGGCATACTACCGTTGCACTGTCTCCCCATCCTGCCCTGTCAGAAAACAG GTTCAAAGGTGTTTTGAAGACATGTCCATATTGATCACCACCTATGAAGGAACACACAATCACCCCCTTCCATTTTCAGCCACTGCCATGGCTTCCACCACCTCTGCTGCTGCCTCTATGCTTAGTTGCACCTCCTCCTCAACATCACAACAAGGGATAACAGATGCTAATAATAATAATCTTAATGGGTTCAACTTCACCACTTCAAATTGTAATAACTTAGCCACACATGCACCAAATACTTTTTACTTACCAAAAACTTCCATTTCCACATCCCAAACACACCCTACAATCACTCTTGATTTCACTACTGTTCCTGCTACAACATCATCATCTACTCATACATTCTCTTCTCAAAGATATTCTTCCACTTCTCTCAATTTCTCCACACTACCATcaactcctccttcttcttccttcATTAATTCCTTCAAAAGCCAAGTTGGCGCTTCATATCTTGGGAGGCCATGCTTTTCTCAGCCCTTCACTTCCAACAACACTCGGAATACGGAGGACAGTGATGGAGCCAGAAATTCTAACATGTGGATTCAAAAAAGGTCAAAAGTGTCGCACCTAGGATTTGACTCTGTGACCTAA
- the LOC104244824 gene encoding SNF1-related protein kinase regulatory subunit gamma-1-like, which translates to MVQSRKKLPLQLQESLTAAFAKISVSSFPQVPRGEVIELDAETSIGDAVKILSESNIPSAPVRNSAVQYSNDWRERYLGILDYSAIVLWVLESAEIEAAALSANSAAIAGAGVSAAGALGALALSSTTGLVVAASLTVAAVGAAVAGGIAAERGIGKDAPTAADKLGQDFYKVILQEEPVMSTTVESIVKSYPGATFVPVATDSSMLAVMLLLSKYRLRSVPVIETGKPLLRNFITQSPVIQGLEGCKRRDWFDSISALPISDLGLPYMSPNEVISIRSDELIFEAFKKMRDNNIGGLPVVQWPKKKIVGNVSIRDIRFLLLTPELFSNFRQLTVEDFMNTVSSATHEPSKVATRITCKLDSTLGNVKDILASMSVRRIYVTADEDNEVVGVITQRCHLLLHLRSTKVF; encoded by the exons ATGGTCCAGAGCAGAAAGAAACTGCCCCTTCAGTTGCAGGAATCCTTAACAGCTGCTTTTGCTAAAATTTCAGTTTCATCCTTCCCTCAAGTCCCTAGAGGCGAAG TGATAGAACTAGATGCAGAAACTTCGATTGGTGATGCTGTCAAAATTCTATCTGAATCAAACATCCCGTCAGCTCCTGTGAGGAACTCAGCTGTCCAGTATAGTAATGACTGGAGAGAACGATACTTGGGAATACTTGACTACTCTGCTATTGTTCTTTGGGTGCTCGAGAGTGCAGAAATAGAAGCAGCAGCCCTATCGGCCAATTCAGCCGCAATTGCTGGAGCTGGTGTAAGTGCTGCTGGTGCTCTTGGAGCACTAGCATTGAGCAGCACAACAGGTCTTGTTGTTGCTGCTAGCCTAACTGTTGCCGCAGTTGGTGCAGCCGTGGCAGGTGGCATTGCTGCAGAAAGAGGAATAGGAAAGGATGCTCCAACTGCAGCGGATAAGTTGGGCCAGGATTTCTACAAAGTTATACTTCAAGAAGAACCTGTTATGTCAACAACG GTGGAGTCCATTGTAAAATCCTATCCCGGGGCAACTTTTGTACCAGTAGCTACAGATAGTTCTATGTTGGCTGTCATGCTGCTGTTATCAAAGTATAGGCTAAGGAGTGTGCCCGTGATTGAAACGGGGAAGCCATTATTGAGGAACTTCATAACTCAATCCCCTGTGATACAGGGCCTTGAAGGATGCAAAAGAAGGGATTGGTTTGACAGTATTTCTGCTCTTCCTATATCGGATCTTGGTCTCCCTTACATGTCCCCTAATGAG GTTATTAGCATCCGAAGTGATGAACTGATTTTCGAAGCATTTAAGAAAATGAGAGATAACAACATTGGAGGTCTTCCAGTTGTTCAATGGCCAAAAAAGAAGATTGTTGGCAATGTAAGCATAAGAGACATCAGATTCTTGTTACTTACGCCTGAACTCTTCTCCAATTTCAG GCAATTGACTGTTGAGGATTTTATGAACACAGTTTCTTCAGCAACCCATGAACCTAGTAAGGTTGCTACACGGATAACATGCAAGCTTGATTCAACTCTTGGTAATGTGAAAGACATTCTTGCTTCCATGTCAGTTCGCAGGATATATGTCACAGCTGATGAAGATAATGAAGTTGTTGGCGTGATTACTCAGAGATGTCATCTCTTGCTTCATCTTCGATCCACTAAAGTTTTTTGA
- the LOC104244823 gene encoding probable LRR receptor-like serine/threonine-protein kinase At1g14390, which yields MRNNSQFPFSLLFLGLFLFLLIPSSYAQLVPAENRILFQIQQFLEYPPVLQSWNNWTNFCYLPKSPSLVITCSGNHITELTIVGNKKSPPQTLKSSTPQALSGKFSIDSFFTVVTKLSSLKKLSLVSLGLWGPLPAKISRFHSLEVLNISSNFIVGEIPSSIVKFKNLKSLVLARNLFNGSVPELKGLVAIQELDLSNNHLGPKFPSIGNNIVTLNLRNNFFRSEIPNGLNKFTHLQILDFSSNKLVGPIPSFLFSMPEIQSINVAKNQLSGALPASVSCSNKLNFVDVSSNLLIGKLPACLGSSSRNRTVINVWNCLSSTSSTKYQHPHTFCEKQAIAVKPIPKDQDEKKQQSTIKLGVVIGLIVGIVVIVSAIGLLVFFIVKKVTRNRVQGYKNDSFAFEKNSTLSKTADGGNARRTMRLTSLGLPPYHVFTLEEMEDATNNFDPTNLVGEGSQGQLYRGWLRDGAVVLVKCLKLKQKHSPQILQQHMEMISKLRHRHLVSVLGHCVVTYQDHPNTASTVFIVLENVVNGSLKDHLSDWRKRDVLKWPQRMGITMGIAKGIQYLHTGGVTGNDIKLENVLLDETLTARISCYNISLPSKVGSESPLAGPDQLTSAKEAEKKDIYQLGTILLEAITGRPINSQSETEDLKLQVETCLAESPSKLRDLTDPCIRGTFAYESLKTMVQIAVNCLEKEPSRRPSIEDVLWHMQYSIQVQEGATNSGNLSGNLSGKISGNLSNKFY from the exons ATGAGGAACAATTCCCAGTTTCCTTTCAGTCTCTTATTTCTTGgtctgtttttgtttttattaattcCATCTTCTTACGCTCAGTTAGTTCCAGCTGAAAATAGAATCCTTTTCCAAATTCAACAGTTTCTTGAATATCCACCAGTTTTACAAAGTTGGAATAATTGGACAAATTTTTGTTACCTTCCTAAATCTCCTTCTCTTGTTATTACTTGTTCTGGTAATCATATAACAGAATTAACAATTGTTGGCAACAAAAAATCCCCCCCTCAGACTTTAAAATCCTCTACTCCTCAAGCTCTATCTGGTAAATTTTCCATTGATTCATTTTTCACTGTTGTCACTAAACTTTCAAGTTTAAAGAAATTGTCATTAGTTTCACTTGGATTGTGGGGTCCATTACCTGCCAAGATTAGTAGATTTCACTCACTTGAGGTACTAAATATTAGTTCAAATTTCATTGTTGGTGAAATTCCATCATCAATAGTAAAATTCAAGAATCTGAAATCTCTTGTTTTGGCTAGAAATTTGTTTAATGGATCTGTACCAGAGTTGAAAGGGTTAGTAGCAATTCAAGAATTGGATTTGAGTAACAATCATTTAGGACCTAAGTTTCCATCTATAGGAAATAATATTGTTACACTCAATTTGAGAAACAATTTTTTCAGATCAGAAATTCCTAATGGACTCAACAAGTTTACTCATTTGCAAATTCTTGATTTCTCTTCAAATAAACTTGTTGGTCCAATCCCTTCTTTTCTGTTTTCAATGCCAGAAATTCAATCCATTAATGTTGCTAAAAATCAACTAAGTGGTGCACTTCCAGCAAGTGTTTCTTGTAGCAATAAGCTTAATTTTGTCGATGTTTCGAGTAATCTTTTGATAGGAAAATTGCCTGCTTGTCTTGGATCAAGTTCAAGAAACAGGACAGTGATTAATGTTTGGAATTGTTTGTCAAGTACAAGTAGTACTAAGTATCAACATCCACATACATTTTGTGAAAAACAAGCAATAGCTGTTAAGCCTATTCCAAAAGATCAAGATGAGAAGAAACAACAATCTACAATCAAACTTGGTGTTGTCATAGGATTAATTGTTGGCATTGTGGTAATAGTGAGTGCAATTGGATTGTTGGTATTTTTCATTGTCAAGAAAGTTACAAGAAATAGAGTTCAAGGGTATAAGAATGATAGCTTTGCTTTTGAGAAGAATTCAACCCTTTCAAAAACTGCTGATGGAG GGAATGCAAGGAGGACAATGAGGTTGACATCATTAGGATTGCCACCATATCATGTTTTCACTCTTGAGGAAATGGAAGATGCAACAAACAATTTTGATCCAACTAATTTGGTTGGAGAAGGTTCCCAGGGTCAG CTATATAGAGGTTGGCTTAGAGATGGAGCAGTGGTCCTAGTGAAATGTCTGAAATTGAAGCAGAAGCATTCACCTCAAATTCTGCAGCAGCACATGGAGATGATATCAAAGCTAAGACATAGGCATTTGGTTAGTGTACTTGGACATTGTGTTGTCACTTACCAAGATCACCCAAATACAGCTAGCACTGTATTTATTGTGCTTGAAAATGTTGTCAATGGATCACTAAAGGATCATCTTAGCG ATTGGAGAAAAAGGGATGTATTGAAATGGCCACAGAGAATGGGAATAACAATGGGAATTGCGAAAGGAATCCAGTATTTGCACACTGGAGGAGTCACTGGAAATGATATTAAGCTTGAGAATGTTTTGTTGGATGAGACTCTTACTGCTAGAATAAGCTGCTATAATATATCTTTGCCTTCTAAG GTTGGTTCTGAAAGTCCTCTTGCTGGGCCGGATCAATTAACCAG CGCGAAAGAAGCAGAAAAGAAAGACATCTATCAATTGGGAACAATTCTACTAGAGGCTATTACTGGTCGGCCAATCAACTCTCAAAGTGAAACAGAAGACCTTAAGCTTCAG GTGGAGACTTGCTTAGCGGAATCACCATCAAAGCTACGAGATTTAACAGATCCTTGTATTCGCGGTACATTTGCATATGAATCGTTGAAAACTATGGTCCAGATTGCAGTAAACTGCCTTGAAAAAGAACCGAGCAGGAGGCCATCAATTGAAGATGTTCTTTGGCATATGCAATACTCAATTCAGGTTCAAGAAGGAGCAACTAACAGTGGAAACCTCAGCGGGAACCTCAGTGGGAAAATCAGTGGAAACCTTAGCAATAAGTTTTACTGA